A window of the Lolium perenne isolate Kyuss_39 chromosome 7, Kyuss_2.0, whole genome shotgun sequence genome harbors these coding sequences:
- the LOC127323905 gene encoding uncharacterized protein, whose amino-acid sequence MEGDMIGAFQAEYEEAMLNLEAEPRRPRCRREFIRRDRLVPTIGSMRTTSPTTVIILRASFGEVAGSNNDINVLNQSPLFTDVLRGEAPIVNFTVNGHEYNYCYYLADDIYPSWTVFMKGVTLPQSEKHRLFTAAQSAWRKAVECAFGVLKARFNILAVPGRSYLRRTLGLIMRACVILHNMIIDDERDTNLENIYETVDSNVGPAIHNNAPPSLAARIQMDNEMRDSPMYTQIPKMI is encoded by the exons ATGGAGGGTGATATGATCGGTGCATTCCAGGCGGAGTATGAGGAGGCGATGCTCAACCTCGAGGCGGAGCCAAGACGGCCGCGATGCCGCCGAGAGTTCATCAGGCGTGATCGTCTGGTGCCCACGATCGGCTCTAtgaggactacttcgccgacgactgTAATTATCCTCCGAGCTTCTTTCGGCGAAG TGGCCGggtccaacaacgacatcaatgtACTCAACCAGTCACCATTGTTCACTGATGTGCTTAGGGGAGAAGCACCCATAGTGAACTTCACGGTGAATGGACACGAGTACAACTATTGTTACTACCTTGCCGACGACATCTACCCCTCCTGGACGGTGTTCATGAAAGGTGTTACTCTTCCACAAAGTGAAAAGCATCGACTATTCACTGCTGCTCAATCAGCTTGGCGCAAAGCTGTCGAGTGTGCCTTTGGAGTGCTGAAGGCTAGGTTCAACATTCTAGCAGTTCCGGGACGCTCCTACTTGAGGCGTACTCTTGGGTtgatcatgcgtgcatgtgtcattctgcacaacatgatcatcgacgatGAGCGTGATACAAATTTGGAGAACATCTATGAGACAGTTGATTCCAATGTCGGCCCTGCGATACACAACAATGCACCACCAAGCCTAGCAGCCAGGATTCAGATGGACAACGAAATGAGGGACTCACCGATGTATACACAAATTCCAAAGATGATTTGA
- the LOC139833684 gene encoding protein ALP1-like, with protein sequence MKYTYVLAGWEGSAHDAKILADSLERAYGLKVPQGKFYLVDVGYAYRPSFLPPFRSTRYHLNELCARFYPKNAKVLFNLRHSSLRITAKRAFAALKNRFKIFDHKLFHTFSTQVKLVLACCIMHNWILGWGVNSFFSEEDEV encoded by the coding sequence ATGAAGTACACATATGTGCTTGCTGGGTGGGAAGGATCAGCCCATGATGCTAAAATTCTGGCTGATAGCTTGGAGAGAGCATATGGCCTGAAGGTCCCTCAGGGTAAGTTCTACCTAGTTGATGTCGGCTATGCTTACCGCCCTAGTTTTCTCCCGCCCTTCCGGTCCACAAGGTACCATCTTAATGAGTTATGTGCAAGGTTCTACCCCAAGAATGCCAAGGTACTCTTCAATCTCAGGCACTCTAGCCTCAGGATCACCGCCAAGAGGGCATTTGCAGCTCTGAAGAACCGATTTAAGATCTTTGACCACAAGCTTTTCCACACCTTCTCCACCCAGGTAAAGCTAGTGttggcttgttgcattatgcataACTGGATCTTAGGCTGGGGTGTTAATTCGTTCTTCTCAGAGGAGGATGAGGTCTAg